A region from the Takifugu rubripes chromosome 22, fTakRub1.2, whole genome shotgun sequence genome encodes:
- the LOC101063469 gene encoding rho GTPase-activating protein 29-like isoform X1 translates to MLRKSSSGAGSKALPKHLSKPHTGSLSSGSVKSWNIGCSSKNLSSLSTMGLTSHLAGAPGMDPEYVMQLVSDVRWFADVLLKLKEVFNRKDNLQNLLPLVQERLAELLRVLKAIIGKHQTLNSVDILGAAGAVISKVKGIKEVTPESIKAIFGEIHTSIDILAFTFGNVVSDFLMGDVDSGSGLGTSQARRSRSFDNLSADPEGCVTDKSVFDGPEVPLSREEEVDLTLLKNDSGVESALLYAKAWSRYLKDLLSWMEKRLAMDIEYAKYYAKMAESSKIIASQRDYMPFSDIYNSTFKNEAEYRQLLIQTATALQTNKFMQPLLVRKNELDKLRKDIKEQWQKEQKKMQEAEAALRKARALKSLRREEYEKAQSSTNRSLEEQSNAVNKQLEKKRRLEEEALQKAEEAEEQYQSCLADAGVRKMDLANAKSTILAQIRKTVFQCDLTLKAATVNWFQMQQTQAVSLLTHYQTLTDTAKLYEPGECYADFVRNLPKDLHKEPLHSDSTATDNTRFMFNKRSVDSAHSSHGNLSQTSITSCDVLGGDGVDIPQQHPPAISKQRSNSSADIQALRGQTTARPWASGSQGSHGGMCSDSESAENSSESRSMDSPTASPGDFKRRLPRTPSTGTMSSADDLDEREPPSPSDNGLAEMVTETASSPGPFRNAQMSKAALTHKLRKLRAPSKCRECDSLVVFQGAECGECSLACHKKCLETLAIQCGHKKLQGRLQLFGIDFAQAVRNSPDGIPFIIKKCTSEIESRALNIKGIYRVNGAKSRVEKLCQAFENGKDLVELSDHSPHDICNVLKLYLRQLPEPLILYRCYNDLIGLAKECQQAKVEEAVRLQNNPAGDSLGPNVQLNKVILKIRDFLRQLPSANYRTLRFLIAHLHRVTEQAEENKMTASNLGIIFGPTLIKPRGRDAEVSLSSLVDYPYQALIVELLVRHFQTVFDISLLPGSDIAAPDQASPRLTPQEKIQRLNRHSASMTDIKESTKVYKRYSSVIPSSHILNEVQEVQPGTNRTEVSDVDRLDGNQSGGDGRRAFSRAGHISAASKVQLRAQRTGQSSRPISMPPVPMAERISRYPDTSSTELDPVSETIQETPEMEKARVGGSSRVSTYYITPFIDTQTMQRRTWDKKYKHYDITPRTAMIVANLPATSCGTQPVKSPVPLPVSPILNSADELPANTSIIGSSSNTASPPPIWTKGENGSGSFKESRSSSDVPLILRQPRTLQPPPGTFYKPPASTTSRTKTLPTWTTTVTSTSTVSPTNIASSPSTTKPAELVSPSPSLTSPPQTRLQTQDSTDSAIDPGVSTSSTMSPPQSPPPSSPEDLSPGEIKPVYQRLRSRRLQELEQREAHFV, encoded by the exons ACAATCTGCAAAACCTTCTCCCGCTGGTGCAAGAACGTTTGGCAGAATTGCTTCGCGTCCTTAAAGCCATCATTGGAAAACACCAGACTCTCAACTCTGTGGACATCCTGGGAGCAGCTGGTGCAGTCATttccaaggtcaaag GCATTAAGGAAGTGACCCCAGAAAGCATAAAAGCTATATTTGGCGAGATACACACATCCATTGACATTTTGGCATTCACATTCGGCAATGT AGTTTCTGACTTCCTTATGGGAGATGTGGACAGCGGCTCAGGGTTGGGGACCTCCCAGGCCAGGAGAAGCAGG TCTTTTGACAACCTCTCCGCGGACCCTGAGGGCTGCGTTACAGATAAATCTGTCTTTGACG GCCCAGAGGTGCCGTTGTCACGGGAGGAAGAAGTTGACTTGACCCTGCTGAAGAATGACAGCGGGGTGGAGTCGGCTCTACTCTACGCCAAGGCCTGGTCTAGGTATCTCAAAGACCTCCTGTCCTGGATGGAGAAACGACTGGCAATGG atATTGAATATGCCAAATATTATGCAAAAATGGCCGAGTCTTCCAAAATTATCGCCAGTCAACGG GATTACATGCCATTCAGTGACATCTACAATTCCACCTTCAAGAATGAGGCGGAGTACAGGCAGCTTCTCATTCAGACCGCCACGGCTCTCCAAACAAACAAATTCATgcag CCGCTGCTGGTCCGTAAGAATGAACTCGACAAGTTGAGGAAAGACATCAAGGAGCAGTGGCAGAAGGAGCAAAAGAAAATG caagaagcagaagcagccttGCGGAAAGCACGAGCGCTGAAGTCGCTGAGGAGAGAAGAGTATGAGAAGGCGCAGTCATCTACCAACCGCTCCCTGGAGGAGCAGTCTAATGCAGTCAAcaaacagctggagaagaagaggaggctggaggaggaagctcTCCAGAAG GCAGAGGAAGCCGAGGAGCAGTACCAGAGCTGCCTGGCTGACGCAGGCGTCAGGAAGATGGATCTGGCCAACGCCAAGAGCACCATCCTCGCACAGATCCGGAAGACGGTCTTTCAGTGCGACCTCACACTCAAGGCT gcGACGGTGAACTGGTTTCAGATGCAGCAGACTCAAGCTGTTTCACTCCTCACTCACTACCAGACCCTTACTGACACCGCCAAGTTGTACGAACCCGGTGAATGCTATGCCGATTTTGTCCGGAACCTGCCAAAAGATCTACACAAAGAGCCTTTGCACTCGGATTCCACCGCCACTGACAACACCAG GTTCATGTTCAACAAAAGGTCAGTGGACAGCGCACATTCCTCCCACGGCAATCTGTCACAGACTTCCATCACCTCCTGCGACGTGCTCGGCGGCGACGGAGTGGACATTCCGCAACAACATCCTCCCGCCATCAGCAAGCAGAGGTCCAACAGCAGCGCCGACATTCAAG CTCTGAGAGGTCAGACCACGGCGAGGCCGTGGGCCTCTGGGAGTCAGGGGAGCCATGGTGGGATGTGCAGcgactcggagagcgcagagaACAGCAGTGAATCCAGGTCCATGGACTCCCCTACCGCCAGCCCAG GTGACTTTAAACGACGGTTGCCGAGGACTCCCTCCACTGGCACCATGTCTTCAGCCGATGACCTTGATGAGCGGGAGCCTCCATCGCCATCAGACAATG GTCTGGCAGAAATGGTCACAGAGACGGCGAGCTCTCCCGGTCCCTTCCGAAACGCTCAGATGTCCAAAGCTGCTTTGACTCATAAGCTGAGGAAGCTACGAGCTCCGTCGAAGTGCAGGGAGTGCGACAGCCTGGTGGTGTTCCAAGGAGCTGAATGCGGAGAG TGCTCCTTGGCCTGCCATAAGAAGTGTCTGGAGACACTGGCGATCCAGTGTGGTCATAAAAAGCTTCAGGGCAGACTTCAGCTGTTTGGGATCGACTTTGCTCAGGCAGTACGGAACAGCCCCGACGGCATCCCTTTTATCATCAAGAAGTGCACATCAGAGATCGAGAGCCGAGCTCTTAACATCAAG GGGATCTATCGTGTAAATGGCGCCAAATCTCGTGTGGAGAAGCTTTGCCAAGCCTTTGAAAATGGGAAGGACTTGGTTGAACTGTCAGACCATTCACCTCATGACATCTGCAACGTCCTAAAACTCTACCTCAGACAG TTACCAGAACCGCTGATCCTGTATCGATGCTACAACGACTTAATCGGCTTGGCCAAGGAGTGCCAGCAAGCGAAAGTGGAGGAGGCTGTTAGACTTCAAAATAACCCAGCAGGCGACAGTCTGGGGCCAAACGTCCAGCTCAACAAAGTCATATTGAAGATCCGAGACTTTCTCCGGCAGCTGCCTTCAGCCAACTACAGGACTCTGCGGTTCCTTATAGCGCACCTGCACAG AGTGACGGAGCAAGCAGAGGAGAACAAGATGACTGCGAGCAACCTGGGGATTATCTTTGGTCCCACGCTGATCAAACCACGAGGGAGAGACGCTGAGgtgtccctctcctccctggTGGACTACCCCTACCAGGCCCTGATAGTGGAGCTGCTCGTGCGCCACTTTCAAACAGTGTTTGACATCTCGCTCCTGCCTGGCTCTGACATCGCGGCGCCAGATCAGGCATCCCCCCGGCTCACGCCCCAGGAGAAGATTCAGAGGCTCAATAGACACTCTGCCTCCATGACGGACATTAAAGAG AGTACCAAAGTGTACAAAAGATATTCTTCTGTTATCCCGTCCTCACACATTCTGAATGAGGTCCAAGAGGTCCAGCCGGGAACAAACAGGACAGAGGTCTCAGATGTGGACAGACTCGACGGAAACCAAagtggaggagatgggaggagagcGTTCAGTCGTGCCGGCCATATCAGTGCGGCATCAAAGGTCCAGCTGCGCGCCCAGCGAACCGGGCAAAGTTCTCGGCCAATCAGCATGCCGCCCGTGCCGATGGCCGAGAGGATTAGCCGCTATCCCGACACCAGCAGCACGGAGCTGGACCCCGTCTCTGAAACCATACAGGAGACACCTGAAATGGAAAAGGCTCGCGTTGGCGGCTCGTCAAGGGTCAGCACCTACTACATCACGCCGTTCATTGACACACAGACGATGCAACGGAGAACGTGGGACAAGAAATACAAGCACTATGACATTACACCCAGAACTGCTATGATTGTAGCTAACCTGCCAGCTACCAGCTGTGGAACACAACCAGTAAAGTCACCAGTGCCTCTTCCTGTTAGCCCAATCTTAAACTCCGCGGATGAGCTTCCCGCGAACACCAGCATCATCGGCTCCAGCTCCAACACGGCGTCGCCCCCGCCCATCTGGACTAAAGGAGAAAACGGGAGCGGCTCATTCAAGGAGTCCAGAAGTTCTTCTGATGTTCCACTAATACTCAGGCAGCCAAGGACTCTGCAGCCACCTCCTGGAACGTTCTACAAGCCGCCTGCCTCTACCACCAGCAGGACCAAGACACTCCCAACCTGGACTACCACCgtgaccagcaccagcaccgtCTCCCCCACCAATAtcgcctcctctccctccaccacTAAACCGGCCGAGCTCGTCTCGCCGTCCCCTTCACTGACGAGCCCCCCACAGACGCGGCTCCAGACACAGGACTCCACCGACAGCGCCATCGACCCCGGGGTCTCAACCTCCTCCACCATGTCGCCACCCCAGTCTCCACCCCCGAGCAGCCCTGAAGATCTGAGCCCCGGCGAGATTAAACCCGTCTATCAGAGACTGCGATCGCGGCGGCTGCAGGAGCTTGAACAGAGAGAGGCGCATTTTGTCTGA
- the LOC101063469 gene encoding rho GTPase-activating protein 29-like isoform X2 codes for MGDVDSGSGLGTSQARRSRSFDNLSADPEGCVTDKSVFDGPEVPLSREEEVDLTLLKNDSGVESALLYAKAWSRYLKDLLSWMEKRLAMDIEYAKYYAKMAESSKIIASQRDYMPFSDIYNSTFKNEAEYRQLLIQTATALQTNKFMQPLLVRKNELDKLRKDIKEQWQKEQKKMQEAEAALRKARALKSLRREEYEKAQSSTNRSLEEQSNAVNKQLEKKRRLEEEALQKAEEAEEQYQSCLADAGVRKMDLANAKSTILAQIRKTVFQCDLTLKAATVNWFQMQQTQAVSLLTHYQTLTDTAKLYEPGECYADFVRNLPKDLHKEPLHSDSTATDNTRFMFNKRSVDSAHSSHGNLSQTSITSCDVLGGDGVDIPQQHPPAISKQRSNSSADIQALRGQTTARPWASGSQGSHGGMCSDSESAENSSESRSMDSPTASPGDFKRRLPRTPSTGTMSSADDLDEREPPSPSDNGLAEMVTETASSPGPFRNAQMSKAALTHKLRKLRAPSKCRECDSLVVFQGAECGECSLACHKKCLETLAIQCGHKKLQGRLQLFGIDFAQAVRNSPDGIPFIIKKCTSEIESRALNIKGIYRVNGAKSRVEKLCQAFENGKDLVELSDHSPHDICNVLKLYLRQLPEPLILYRCYNDLIGLAKECQQAKVEEAVRLQNNPAGDSLGPNVQLNKVILKIRDFLRQLPSANYRTLRFLIAHLHRVTEQAEENKMTASNLGIIFGPTLIKPRGRDAEVSLSSLVDYPYQALIVELLVRHFQTVFDISLLPGSDIAAPDQASPRLTPQEKIQRLNRHSASMTDIKESTKVYKRYSSVIPSSHILNEVQEVQPGTNRTEVSDVDRLDGNQSGGDGRRAFSRAGHISAASKVQLRAQRTGQSSRPISMPPVPMAERISRYPDTSSTELDPVSETIQETPEMEKARVGGSSRVSTYYITPFIDTQTMQRRTWDKKYKHYDITPRTAMIVANLPATSCGTQPVKSPVPLPVSPILNSADELPANTSIIGSSSNTASPPPIWTKGENGSGSFKESRSSSDVPLILRQPRTLQPPPGTFYKPPASTTSRTKTLPTWTTTVTSTSTVSPTNIASSPSTTKPAELVSPSPSLTSPPQTRLQTQDSTDSAIDPGVSTSSTMSPPQSPPPSSPEDLSPGEIKPVYQRLRSRRLQELEQREAHFV; via the exons ATGGGAGATGTGGACAGCGGCTCAGGGTTGGGGACCTCCCAGGCCAGGAGAAGCAGG TCTTTTGACAACCTCTCCGCGGACCCTGAGGGCTGCGTTACAGATAAATCTGTCTTTGACG GCCCAGAGGTGCCGTTGTCACGGGAGGAAGAAGTTGACTTGACCCTGCTGAAGAATGACAGCGGGGTGGAGTCGGCTCTACTCTACGCCAAGGCCTGGTCTAGGTATCTCAAAGACCTCCTGTCCTGGATGGAGAAACGACTGGCAATGG atATTGAATATGCCAAATATTATGCAAAAATGGCCGAGTCTTCCAAAATTATCGCCAGTCAACGG GATTACATGCCATTCAGTGACATCTACAATTCCACCTTCAAGAATGAGGCGGAGTACAGGCAGCTTCTCATTCAGACCGCCACGGCTCTCCAAACAAACAAATTCATgcag CCGCTGCTGGTCCGTAAGAATGAACTCGACAAGTTGAGGAAAGACATCAAGGAGCAGTGGCAGAAGGAGCAAAAGAAAATG caagaagcagaagcagccttGCGGAAAGCACGAGCGCTGAAGTCGCTGAGGAGAGAAGAGTATGAGAAGGCGCAGTCATCTACCAACCGCTCCCTGGAGGAGCAGTCTAATGCAGTCAAcaaacagctggagaagaagaggaggctggaggaggaagctcTCCAGAAG GCAGAGGAAGCCGAGGAGCAGTACCAGAGCTGCCTGGCTGACGCAGGCGTCAGGAAGATGGATCTGGCCAACGCCAAGAGCACCATCCTCGCACAGATCCGGAAGACGGTCTTTCAGTGCGACCTCACACTCAAGGCT gcGACGGTGAACTGGTTTCAGATGCAGCAGACTCAAGCTGTTTCACTCCTCACTCACTACCAGACCCTTACTGACACCGCCAAGTTGTACGAACCCGGTGAATGCTATGCCGATTTTGTCCGGAACCTGCCAAAAGATCTACACAAAGAGCCTTTGCACTCGGATTCCACCGCCACTGACAACACCAG GTTCATGTTCAACAAAAGGTCAGTGGACAGCGCACATTCCTCCCACGGCAATCTGTCACAGACTTCCATCACCTCCTGCGACGTGCTCGGCGGCGACGGAGTGGACATTCCGCAACAACATCCTCCCGCCATCAGCAAGCAGAGGTCCAACAGCAGCGCCGACATTCAAG CTCTGAGAGGTCAGACCACGGCGAGGCCGTGGGCCTCTGGGAGTCAGGGGAGCCATGGTGGGATGTGCAGcgactcggagagcgcagagaACAGCAGTGAATCCAGGTCCATGGACTCCCCTACCGCCAGCCCAG GTGACTTTAAACGACGGTTGCCGAGGACTCCCTCCACTGGCACCATGTCTTCAGCCGATGACCTTGATGAGCGGGAGCCTCCATCGCCATCAGACAATG GTCTGGCAGAAATGGTCACAGAGACGGCGAGCTCTCCCGGTCCCTTCCGAAACGCTCAGATGTCCAAAGCTGCTTTGACTCATAAGCTGAGGAAGCTACGAGCTCCGTCGAAGTGCAGGGAGTGCGACAGCCTGGTGGTGTTCCAAGGAGCTGAATGCGGAGAG TGCTCCTTGGCCTGCCATAAGAAGTGTCTGGAGACACTGGCGATCCAGTGTGGTCATAAAAAGCTTCAGGGCAGACTTCAGCTGTTTGGGATCGACTTTGCTCAGGCAGTACGGAACAGCCCCGACGGCATCCCTTTTATCATCAAGAAGTGCACATCAGAGATCGAGAGCCGAGCTCTTAACATCAAG GGGATCTATCGTGTAAATGGCGCCAAATCTCGTGTGGAGAAGCTTTGCCAAGCCTTTGAAAATGGGAAGGACTTGGTTGAACTGTCAGACCATTCACCTCATGACATCTGCAACGTCCTAAAACTCTACCTCAGACAG TTACCAGAACCGCTGATCCTGTATCGATGCTACAACGACTTAATCGGCTTGGCCAAGGAGTGCCAGCAAGCGAAAGTGGAGGAGGCTGTTAGACTTCAAAATAACCCAGCAGGCGACAGTCTGGGGCCAAACGTCCAGCTCAACAAAGTCATATTGAAGATCCGAGACTTTCTCCGGCAGCTGCCTTCAGCCAACTACAGGACTCTGCGGTTCCTTATAGCGCACCTGCACAG AGTGACGGAGCAAGCAGAGGAGAACAAGATGACTGCGAGCAACCTGGGGATTATCTTTGGTCCCACGCTGATCAAACCACGAGGGAGAGACGCTGAGgtgtccctctcctccctggTGGACTACCCCTACCAGGCCCTGATAGTGGAGCTGCTCGTGCGCCACTTTCAAACAGTGTTTGACATCTCGCTCCTGCCTGGCTCTGACATCGCGGCGCCAGATCAGGCATCCCCCCGGCTCACGCCCCAGGAGAAGATTCAGAGGCTCAATAGACACTCTGCCTCCATGACGGACATTAAAGAG AGTACCAAAGTGTACAAAAGATATTCTTCTGTTATCCCGTCCTCACACATTCTGAATGAGGTCCAAGAGGTCCAGCCGGGAACAAACAGGACAGAGGTCTCAGATGTGGACAGACTCGACGGAAACCAAagtggaggagatgggaggagagcGTTCAGTCGTGCCGGCCATATCAGTGCGGCATCAAAGGTCCAGCTGCGCGCCCAGCGAACCGGGCAAAGTTCTCGGCCAATCAGCATGCCGCCCGTGCCGATGGCCGAGAGGATTAGCCGCTATCCCGACACCAGCAGCACGGAGCTGGACCCCGTCTCTGAAACCATACAGGAGACACCTGAAATGGAAAAGGCTCGCGTTGGCGGCTCGTCAAGGGTCAGCACCTACTACATCACGCCGTTCATTGACACACAGACGATGCAACGGAGAACGTGGGACAAGAAATACAAGCACTATGACATTACACCCAGAACTGCTATGATTGTAGCTAACCTGCCAGCTACCAGCTGTGGAACACAACCAGTAAAGTCACCAGTGCCTCTTCCTGTTAGCCCAATCTTAAACTCCGCGGATGAGCTTCCCGCGAACACCAGCATCATCGGCTCCAGCTCCAACACGGCGTCGCCCCCGCCCATCTGGACTAAAGGAGAAAACGGGAGCGGCTCATTCAAGGAGTCCAGAAGTTCTTCTGATGTTCCACTAATACTCAGGCAGCCAAGGACTCTGCAGCCACCTCCTGGAACGTTCTACAAGCCGCCTGCCTCTACCACCAGCAGGACCAAGACACTCCCAACCTGGACTACCACCgtgaccagcaccagcaccgtCTCCCCCACCAATAtcgcctcctctccctccaccacTAAACCGGCCGAGCTCGTCTCGCCGTCCCCTTCACTGACGAGCCCCCCACAGACGCGGCTCCAGACACAGGACTCCACCGACAGCGCCATCGACCCCGGGGTCTCAACCTCCTCCACCATGTCGCCACCCCAGTCTCCACCCCCGAGCAGCCCTGAAGATCTGAGCCCCGGCGAGATTAAACCCGTCTATCAGAGACTGCGATCGCGGCGGCTGCAGGAGCTTGAACAGAGAGAGGCGCATTTTGTCTGA